From Oscillatoria sp. FACHB-1407, a single genomic window includes:
- a CDS encoding nuclear transport factor 2 family protein, whose protein sequence is MYELIKHDVETLEAEFTRAIVEQDIETLDRLIAEDAIFVTPQGIVLNKAQNLALYRSGELKISTYESSEFILQAYDATTLTNSKISIVGKLDEKPFTGIYRYTRVYSKTNNQWQIISSQATAIA, encoded by the coding sequence ATGTACGAACTTATCAAACACGATGTTGAAACGCTGGAGGCTGAATTTACCCGTGCCATTGTAGAGCAAGATATTGAAACGCTCGATCGCTTAATAGCAGAGGATGCGATCTTTGTGACACCCCAGGGAATTGTGTTAAACAAGGCGCAAAACCTGGCTCTCTATCGATCGGGAGAGTTAAAAATTAGCACCTACGAAAGTAGTGAATTTATTCTACAGGCATACGATGCAACTACTCTAACGAACTCAAAAATTAGTATCGTCGGTAAATTAGACGAGAAACCCTTCACCGGGATCTATCGTTACACCCGTGTCTACTCAAAAACCAACAATCAGTGGCAGATCATCTCGTCTCAAGCAACGGCGATCGCCTGA
- a CDS encoding GFA family protein, whose protein sequence is MATRDGGQMRKVQYHGGCLCGAVRLETAAEPFRVGICHCLDCRKHHGAIFHTFAVFPADAVSIIGTTADYRGRYFCPVCGSSLFSRSADEIEIPAGTFDTPNQVIPTYELWMCRRENWLPPFDVARRYERDREGTARTEP, encoded by the coding sequence ATGGCAACGCGCGACGGAGGACAGATGAGGAAAGTGCAGTATCACGGAGGATGCCTCTGTGGAGCAGTCCGTCTGGAAACTGCTGCTGAACCGTTTCGGGTGGGCATTTGTCATTGTTTAGACTGTCGCAAGCACCACGGGGCGATATTCCATACATTTGCGGTGTTTCCTGCCGATGCCGTCAGCATTATCGGCACGACAGCCGACTATCGTGGACGCTATTTTTGCCCAGTTTGCGGATCCTCCCTCTTCAGCCGCTCGGCTGACGAAATCGAAATTCCTGCTGGCACCTTCGACACGCCGAACCAAGTAATACCCACCTATGAGCTTTGGATGTGTCGTCGGGAGAATTGGTTGCCCCCGTTCGACGTTGCACGTCGATATGAGCGCGATCGCGAAGGGACAGCACGCACCGAACCATAA
- a CDS encoding 2'-5' RNA ligase family protein encodes MSHLPLILSLKLDQITFERFNELRQRHFPSERNFLPAHVTLFHKLPGDREADIQQTLQELGDMTPVLPLHFPSVRSLGQGVAIELQCPELVELRNQLAREWSSWLSAQDRQGYRPHITIQNKVSAGEAQQLYRHLLNQWQPLEGRGEGLLLWRYEGGPWTLVNEVLFVVNG; translated from the coding sequence ATGTCTCATTTGCCCCTTATTCTGAGTCTCAAACTGGATCAAATCACCTTTGAGCGGTTCAACGAATTGCGTCAGCGACACTTTCCCTCTGAACGAAACTTTCTACCCGCGCATGTCACGCTGTTTCATAAACTGCCGGGCGATCGCGAGGCAGACATTCAGCAGACCTTACAAGAACTGGGTGACATGACTCCTGTTTTACCGCTCCACTTTCCCAGCGTGCGATCGCTGGGTCAAGGCGTGGCGATCGAACTCCAGTGTCCTGAGTTGGTGGAATTGCGAAATCAGCTTGCCAGGGAATGGTCTAGCTGGCTCAGTGCTCAAGATCGGCAGGGCTATCGTCCCCATATCACGATTCAAAATAAGGTTTCGGCGGGTGAGGCGCAACAGCTATATCGACATTTACTCAACCAGTGGCAACCCTTAGAGGGGCGTGGAGAGGGTTTGCTGCTATGGCGGTATGAAGGAGGACCGTGGACGTTGGTGAATGAGGTTTTGTTTGTGGTTAATGGTTAG
- a CDS encoding 1-deoxy-D-xylulose-5-phosphate reductoisomerase, giving the protein MKAITLLGSTGSIGTQTLDIVAEYPDQFRIVGLAARRNVELLAQQVRQFRPEIVAVCDPDQLPALKEAIADLTPQPILVAGEAGVVEVARYGDAEAVVTGIVGCAGLLPTIAAIEAGKDIALANKETLIAGGPVVLPLVQKHGVKLLPADSEHSAIFQCLQGVPEGGLRRILLTASGGAFRDLPVEKLAEVTVADALKHPNWSMGRKITIDSATLMNKGLEVIEAHFLFGLDYDHIEIVIHPQSIIHSLIELQDTSILAQLGLPDMRLPILYALSYPDRIPTTWEKLDLVKVGTLTFREPDHQKYPCMRLAYAAGRAGGALPAVLNAANEQAVELFLNEKIRFLDIPRLIETACDRYHSRNLSNPTLDDIIEADQWARREVLDASNKLYSLSSVSG; this is encoded by the coding sequence GTGAAAGCGATCACTCTCCTCGGTTCTACTGGCTCCATCGGCACTCAAACCCTTGATATCGTGGCTGAATATCCAGACCAGTTTCGCATTGTCGGTCTGGCAGCCAGACGCAATGTAGAGTTGCTGGCGCAACAGGTGCGACAGTTTCGCCCTGAAATTGTGGCAGTCTGCGACCCAGACCAGTTGCCCGCGTTGAAAGAGGCGATCGCTGACTTAACCCCTCAACCTATTTTGGTGGCAGGTGAAGCCGGAGTGGTCGAGGTGGCTCGGTATGGTGATGCGGAAGCTGTTGTGACAGGGATCGTCGGGTGTGCCGGATTGCTTCCTACCATTGCGGCGATCGAAGCCGGAAAGGATATTGCCCTCGCGAATAAGGAAACGCTGATTGCAGGCGGTCCTGTCGTATTGCCTCTAGTGCAAAAGCATGGCGTGAAGTTGCTTCCGGCAGATTCTGAGCACTCCGCTATCTTCCAGTGTCTTCAAGGGGTTCCAGAGGGTGGATTGCGTCGCATTCTGTTAACCGCATCAGGTGGTGCGTTTCGAGATTTACCCGTTGAGAAGTTAGCCGAAGTCACAGTGGCAGATGCGCTGAAACATCCCAACTGGTCAATGGGACGGAAAATCACCATCGACTCCGCTACCCTGATGAATAAAGGATTGGAGGTCATCGAGGCACATTTTCTGTTTGGGCTGGACTATGACCACATTGAGATCGTCATCCATCCCCAAAGCATCATCCATTCGCTGATTGAATTGCAAGACACCTCGATCCTGGCGCAGTTGGGGTTGCCCGACATGCGATTGCCCATTCTTTATGCGCTCTCCTATCCAGATCGGATTCCCACCACCTGGGAAAAGCTAGATCTGGTAAAAGTAGGGACGTTGACTTTCAGAGAACCTGACCACCAAAAATACCCCTGTATGCGGTTAGCCTATGCGGCAGGTCGAGCCGGAGGAGCTTTGCCAGCGGTTTTGAATGCTGCTAATGAGCAAGCTGTCGAACTATTTCTAAATGAAAAGATTCGCTTTTTAGATATTCCCCGATTGATTGAAACGGCGTGCGATCGCTACCATTCTCGCAATCTGTCCAATCCCACTTTGGATGACATTATCGAGGCTGATCAGTGGGCACGCCGCGAGGTGTTAGACGCGAGTAACAAACTCTACTCACTTTCCTCCGTCTCTGGATAG
- the glpK gene encoding glycerol kinase GlpK: MVTVQPFTIAPSGYILALDLGTTGNRAFLFNPAGQVVGQAYRELTQHYPQPGWLEHDPMEIWNATCAVMQEAMQQAEIQPSEIRAIGLTVQRETCLLWDNTTGQPLHNAIVWQDRRTAAHCQRLQEQGYGADITERTGLVIDAYFSATKLSWLLENVVQPAAISLDAVLAGTIDCWILWKLTGGRVHATDDSNASRTMLYNLTTHQWDESLLTLFGVPAQILPQIQPSLGDFGTTDAQVMGAEIPITAILGDQQASLFGHGCDRPGLVKCTYGTGSFLVAHTGEHIIRSQNQLIATIAWTQQDTNEKSTVGYALEGSMFTTGACIQWLRDGLQVIQTAAETEALAQQVPDTAGVYFVPAFSGLGAPHWDMDARGAFLGLTGGAQRSHLVRAVLEAIAFQVKEVVQAINQSGVVQIERFRVDGGACQNDFLMQMQADILGIPVERPALLDTTVQGAAFAAGLAIGFWKTDAELADQRQVERVFEPSSNTERAIAQFTTWQKAVERAKHWVN, translated from the coding sequence ATGGTCACAGTTCAACCATTCACGATCGCCCCGTCGGGTTACATTCTGGCGTTAGATTTGGGCACCACCGGGAATCGAGCATTCTTGTTCAATCCTGCTGGACAGGTGGTAGGTCAAGCCTACCGAGAGCTAACACAGCACTATCCTCAACCCGGATGGTTAGAACATGACCCAATGGAAATTTGGAATGCCACCTGTGCAGTAATGCAGGAGGCAATGCAGCAAGCGGAAATTCAACCTTCTGAGATTCGGGCGATCGGGCTGACGGTGCAACGAGAAACCTGTTTGTTATGGGACAACACAACGGGGCAACCGCTTCACAATGCGATTGTCTGGCAAGATCGACGTACAGCGGCTCACTGCCAACGGTTGCAAGAGCAGGGTTATGGAGCAGACATTACAGAGCGGACGGGGTTAGTAATTGACGCCTATTTCTCAGCGACCAAACTCAGTTGGCTACTGGAAAACGTCGTACAACCTGCGGCAATTTCGCTGGATGCGGTGCTCGCTGGAACGATTGATTGTTGGATTTTGTGGAAGCTCACAGGCGGTAGAGTTCATGCGACAGACGACAGCAACGCCAGTCGCACGATGCTATATAACCTTACAACCCACCAGTGGGATGAATCTTTGCTGACGTTATTTGGTGTGCCTGCTCAGATATTGCCTCAAATTCAACCCAGTTTAGGCGACTTTGGCACAACGGATGCTCAAGTCATGGGGGCTGAAATTCCCATCACGGCTATCTTGGGAGATCAACAAGCCTCGTTGTTTGGTCACGGGTGCGATCGCCCCGGTTTGGTGAAATGCACCTATGGTACGGGCAGCTTTTTAGTAGCTCACACAGGGGAGCACATTATTCGTTCTCAAAATCAGCTCATTGCCACGATCGCCTGGACTCAGCAAGATACCAATGAGAAATCTACAGTTGGTTATGCACTGGAGGGCAGCATGTTCACCACAGGGGCTTGCATTCAGTGGTTGCGGGATGGCTTGCAGGTGATTCAAACAGCGGCTGAAACAGAAGCCTTAGCGCAACAGGTGCCAGACACCGCCGGAGTGTATTTTGTCCCAGCCTTTAGCGGGTTAGGCGCGCCCCATTGGGATATGGATGCCCGTGGCGCATTTTTAGGGCTGACTGGAGGAGCACAGCGATCGCACTTAGTTCGTGCAGTGTTAGAGGCGATCGCCTTCCAGGTGAAGGAGGTAGTGCAGGCGATTAACCAATCGGGCGTCGTGCAGATCGAGCGGTTTCGCGTGGATGGCGGTGCCTGTCAGAATGATTTCTTGATGCAGATGCAAGCGGATATCTTGGGCATTCCAGTTGAGCGTCCTGCCCTGCTCGATACCACTGTTCAGGGAGCCGCCTTTGCGGCTGGGCTAGCGATCGGCTTCTGGAAAACCGATGCCGAGTTAGCAGACCAACGTCAGGTCGAGCGAGTGTTTGAACCCAGTTCAAATACGGAACGGGCGATCGCCCAATTTACCACCTGGCAAAAGGCAGTCGAACGGGCAAAACATTGGGTTAACTGA
- a CDS encoding peptide chain release factor 1, translated as MANPLQRLKLLPWSDLMQVAGLTLLLTTLVDSVLKYLDATNPLLRDIFDLLLEPPLEIITLISVSAGVGALAFLMLERFFQRVIINTGTLWALVLCLIIAIAIKGLIEFVNGPFGLLLTADQASLIGLVLGVFLISWKYWRHSSGGGCCG; from the coding sequence ATGGCAAATCCCTTACAGCGTCTAAAACTACTCCCCTGGTCTGACCTGATGCAAGTGGCAGGTTTAACGTTGTTGCTGACAACCCTGGTGGACTCGGTTCTAAAATATCTCGATGCAACCAACCCGCTGCTCAGAGACATCTTTGATCTGCTGCTTGAGCCTCCCCTCGAAATTATCACGCTGATATCAGTCTCAGCCGGGGTAGGTGCTCTGGCGTTTCTGATGCTAGAGCGGTTTTTTCAACGAGTCATCATCAACACTGGAACGCTGTGGGCATTGGTACTGTGCTTGATTATCGCGATCGCTATTAAAGGGCTCATCGAATTCGTGAATGGACCCTTTGGTTTATTGCTCACTGCCGACCAGGCATCCCTCATCGGTCTGGTGCTAGGAGTATTCTTGATCAGTTGGAAGTATTGGCGGCACTCTAGCGGTGGTGGCTGTTGCGGCTAG